The Arachis ipaensis cultivar K30076 chromosome B05, Araip1.1, whole genome shotgun sequence nucleotide sequence cgtttacctttcctactgactttgtagtgctggaaatggaggagcacaagagtgcaactctcattctaggaagaccattcctagcaactgaacGAACCCTCAttaacgtccaaaaaggggagataaccctgagagtcaatgaggatgagtttaagttgaatgctctcaaagctatgcagcatccagacacatcaaaagactgcctgagcgctgatattattgactccctggtagaagaggccaatatgactgagagtctcgaatcagagctagaggacatttttaaagatgttcagcctgatctggaggaaccagagaaaacaatagaacctctgaaaactcctcaggaagaggaaaagcctcctaaacccgagctcaaaccactaccaccctcCCTAAAAtttgcatttctaggagaagatgacacttttcctgtgatcataatttctgctttagagccacaggaagaggaaccactaattcaggtgctaaggacacacaagacagctcttgggtggtccataagtgatcttaagggcattagcccggccagatgcatgcacaagatcctattgaaggatgatgctaagccagtggttcaactacagaggcggctgaatccagccatgaaggaagtggtgcagaaagaggtcactaagttactagaggctaggattatctatcctatttctgatagctccTGGATaagtcctgtccaagttgtccccaagaagggaggcatgacagtggttcataatgaaaagaatgaactggttcctataagaacaattacaggatggcgcatgtgtattgactacagaaggattaatacagccaccaggaaggatcatttttctttaccattcatagaccaggtgctagagagactagcaggctatgaatactactactttttggatggctattcaggttacaaccaaattgatcctcaagaccaagagaaaacagcattcacatgtccatctggagtatttgcctacagaaggatgccatttggtctgtgcaatgcacctgcaacctttcagaggtgcatgctctctatcttctctgatatggtagagaaatttctggaagtcttcatggatgacttctcagtatttggagactcattcaactcatgtcttgaccatctaacacttgttctaaaaaggtgccaagagactaacctggttttaaactgggagaaatgtcactttatggtgactgaaggaattgtccttgggcacaaaatttcgaacaagggaatagaggtggatcaagccaaggtagaggtaattgaaaaattaccaccacctgccaatgttaaggcaatcagaagctttctgggatatgcaagattctataggaggtttataaaggatttttcaaaaattgcaaaacctctgagaaatctgctagctgctgacaggccatttgtctttgacacagagtgtttgcaggcgtttgagactctgaaagctaagctgttcacagcaccagtcatttctgcaccagattggacattaccattcgaaccaATGTGTGATGCCGGTGACCATGCCATAGGTGctgtattgggacagaggcataacaagcttctgtacgtcatttattatgctagtcgtgttttgAATGaagcacagaagaattacacaaccatagaaaaagagttgcttacagtggtttatgccattgacaagttcagatcttatttagtgggatcaaaagtgattgtgtacactgaccatgctactctaaaatatctcctcacaaagcaggattcaaaacccaggctcataagatgggtgttgcttctgcaagagtttgatatagaaataagagacaaaaaggggacggagaaccaggtagctgatcacctgtcccagatagaagcagtagcaggagcgtctctacctcctactgagatctctgaaaccttcccggatgagtaactctttgccattcaagaagtaccatggtttgcagacattgcaaactataaagctgtgagattcatacccaaagagtacagtaagcagcaaacgaaaaaattgatttctgatgcaaagtactacttgtgggatgaaccatatctctttaagaggtgtgcaaaCGGAATGATCCATAGACGTGTTCCTAGAGAAGAGaaacagaagatcctatggcattgccatggatcacagtttggaggtgagcgaacagccacaaaggttctctaatgtggtttctactagcctactctctatagagactcccaagagtttgtacgtaattgtgacagttgccagagagccggtaatctgcctcacagttatgccatgccttagcaagggatcttagagattgagttgtttgatgtatggggtattgacttcatggagcctttcccaccatcatactcaaacacttatattctggtggcagtagattatgtatctaaatgggtagagacaattgcaacacccactaatgatactaagacagtgatgaagttcctccaaaagcatatcttcagcaggttcggtgtccctaggatactgatcagtgatggaggcactcatttctgcaataaacagcttgactctgctctggtctgatatggaattaaccataaagtggcaactccatatcatccacagacaaatcagcaggctgaagtctcgaatagagaactaaaacgaatcctggagcggactgtaagtacccgtagaagggattgggcaagaggtTTGGAttatgctctgtgggcatacagaacagcattcaagactcttatagggacctctccataccagcttgtgtatggaaaagcctgtcacctgccagtagaactggaacacaaggcctactgggcaaccaggttcttaAACCTTAATGCTAAGGCagctggagagaagagattactccagttgaatgagctagaggagttcagactcagtgctttcgaaaatgctaaaatctacaaggagaaagcaaaaagatggaaTGACAAaaggctatcatctagagtctttgaaccagaaAAGAGtgtcctgctgtttaactctaggcttagATTGTTTCCTGGAAAACTGAAATCCcgatggaagggaccatatgtgattacaagtgtgtcaccatatgggtatgtagagcttcaagatattgattctgacaaaaggttcattgttaatggacagagaatcaaacattatcttgaaggcaatattgagcaagaatgctcaaaactgaggctaaGTTAAAAACTCAGTAAcatccagctaaagacaataaagaagcacttgctgggaggcaacccagccattattagATGTTTATAATAATTATATAAGTCCATTTAATTTTGTTGTTCACATTTGTTAATGCTTTTCAGTGAACAAGTTAGGGAAatgaaggttcagaacataaagcagaaGAATCACAGTAAAAAAGGGCtcactggcgttaaaacgccagtaaaaaggcaatttgggcattaaacgccagaattggcagcatCCTGAGtgtttagaaaaacgcccagtaaagaaggaattctggcgtttaatgccagccagggtacctggctgggcgttaaacgcccaaaatggccaccagatgggcgttaaacgccagaacagctAGGGGAGAGGAAATTtcatttccaattcaatttttttcgaattttcatgttttaattcaaatttttttgcatccaaacattacaaacattcattttttaatttccattaacaaaaattcataatcttataaattctttttaattatctttcaattcttttcaattctttttcaaaaaactcaTTCATTTttccaatttctttccaaatctttttaactcattcatattatcttttatttcttagatgcataaacaaaaattcagatctaaCTTTCTCATCTCTTTttcatatctcttaaattttgaaaacaatcttctcttttgcatatcatgtttatcttttatcaaatcatatctttcaaatcatatctttttttaaaatttcgaacccattccctccctcccctttatttatacattcggccatccccttcACTCCATCATTCGATTCCGTCTCTCCAACTATTCAtcatctttctttttattttgcttgagggcaagcaaatctctaagtttggtgtgattttcgtGATCCCTGAGCCAAAACAAACAAatctcatggctcccaaaggaagacaaaccacttcaagaggcaagaaagaaagcaacccaaagccactttggatgcatgagaatttctgcaccaaagaacatgcagaccattacttcaAAATTGTGTGAAGAAGATCAgtaatcccggaagttaaattcaatctaaaagaagatgaatacccggagatccaagagcagattcaaaacaaGGGCTGGGAggtcctggctaatcctgagatacatgttggaagaaacatggtccaggaattTTACGCAAATTTGTGGATGACAGAGATGCAAATATTAGAGGGAACTTCTTTCTACTCctttcggactatggtcagagaaaatattatttacttctactttgacaaagtgagagaaattctcaaacttcctcaactacaagatgatccaaagtcctttaataggagaatggccaagataaaaggctagatcaagttctagaggacatatgcctccctgaaaCTAAGTGgattaccaattcaaaaggtgtcccaaacatattaaagagaggagatctcaaaccagttgctagaggttggctggattttattgggcgttctatattccCAGCCAGCAACTGATCTGAAGTCATTGTCAAGAGGGTaatgatgattcactgtattatactggggaaggaggtagagattcatcaACTGATCCCTGTTGAAATCTACATGTTTGCAAACAGGGAATCCACTGAGGGGGGGCGCATGAGCTCCCCCCAGAAATttctcaatttgactattggactcgcttagaagcatctgtcaccaagctgcaagaaactatggatcaactcaaagaagagcagcagaatcaaaatagcatgctttgcaaactgctcaaagaacaagaggagcaagggcgtgagatACTGaagctaaagcgccagaagctatcccttgaagagccagacgttccacagattgaaggagcacctaTCTCTCAAAatgaaggttgttgagtcctaactctgtgataaattttattattagaaacctattttaagagttgcatgagcattagtattagagtcatttatttttatgtctttaatttctcttcttttattatttatctgcatttatatctattttatctcttatttttattacatgatcattagtattcagTGCccatgtcttaaagttatgaatgtcctatgaatccttcacctttcttaaatgaaaaaatatttttatttgcaaaagaacaagaaatacatgaatttcaaattttaaatagtttaattattttgatgtggtggcaatactttttgttttctgaatgaatgcttgaacagtgcatattttttatagtgaagtttatcaatgttaaaattgttggctcttgaaagaataatgaaaaaagagaaatgttattgataatctgaaaaatcataaaattgattcttgaagcaagaaaaagcagtgaaaagaaaaagcttgcgaaaaaaaagaaagaaaaagaaaaagcaagcagaaaaagccaataaccatttaaactaaaaggcaagggtaaaaaggatccaaggctttgagcatcagtggatatgaggcccaaaggaataaaatcctggcctaagcggctaaaccaagctgtccctaaccatgttcttgtggcgtgaaggtgtcaagtgaaaagcttgagactgagcggttaaagtcgtggtccaaagcaaaaagagtgtgcttaaaaactctgggcacctctaactggggactctagcaaagctgagtcacaatctaaaaaggttcacctagttatgtgtctgtggcatttatgtatccggtggtaatactagaaaacaaaatgcttagggtcacggccaagactcataaagtagctgtgttcaagaatcaacatactaaactaggagaatcaataacactatctaaattttgagttcctatggatgccaatcattctgaatttcaaaggataaagtgagatgccaaaactgttcagaagcaaaaagccaatagtcccgctcatctaattaaaactaatcttcattgatgtttttggaatttattgtatattctcttctttttatcctatattatttttggttgcttggggacaagcaacaatttaagtttggtgttgtgatgagcggatattttataccctttttggcactgtttttatatagtttttagtatgttttatctactttttattatatttttattagtttttattcaaaaatcacaattctggactttactatgagtttgtgtgtttttctgtgatttcaggtattttctggctgaaattgagggacctgagcaaaaatgtgattcagaggctgagaaagtattgcagatgttgttggattctgaccctcctgcactcgaaatggattttctggagttacagaagcccaattggtgctctcTTAAGTgcgttggaatgtagacatcttgggctttccaacaatatataatagtctatactttgcccgagatttgatggcccaaactcgCGTTAAAAGCCAGCCATAAACTTTCTGGCGtgaaacgccagaactggcatacttttcggcgttaaacgcccattttagcacccagggtggcgtttaactccaatatggggaatatgcacgtggaagcttgaaagctcagcccagacactcaccaagtgggtcccagaagtggatttctgcaccatctgcacttagttactcattttctgtaaacctaagttactagtttggtataaaaactacttttagagattcatttaaaaactcatgacatttttacattccatattgtatctttgacagcatgagtctctaaaccccataggtgggggtgaggagctctgctgtgtttcaatggattaatgcaattactactgttttctattcaatcacgcttaattctattctaagatactcagtCGTACTTCAATcaggagaagatgatgatctgtgacactcatcattattctcacatttatgaacacgtgcctggcaaccactcccgttctatctaagctcaacgtagtcattgggcgacagcttgagtgcgtatctcttgggtctctgattcacGGGCCGAGTtcgtgagatcagaaccttcgtggtaaaggctagaaccaattggcagcatttttgggatccggaaagtctaaaccttgtctgtggtattttgagtaggacctgggaagggatgactgtgacgagcttcaaacttgcaaatgttgggcacagtgatagtgtgcaaaaggatagagagatcctattccgatgctagtgagaaccaacggatgattagccgtgcggtagctgtacatggtatttttcatccgagacgagaaatccgatagttgattagccgtgcagagaccgtgcctggtatttttcatccgagagggtcatacagcttgccattgaaggaagccatgcatgtttggagaagaagacagtagaaaaacagagattcagacgacagagcatctccagaacctcaacctgttcctcattactgaatcccAAGTACCTTttaattcatgttatttactcttcataacaaaatcatttttatcattaatctcctgactaagatttacaagataaccatagcttgcttcaagccgacaatctccgtgggatcgacccttactcacgtaaggtattacttggacgacccagtgcacttactggttagttgtgtggagttgtgaaaagtgtgatcataatttcgtgcaccagcgtgcgcacgcccagaagaATTTTCAAAAGGTGTGCGTACGGAAAGAGGTATGTGTACGCATAAGAATAAAATTTTCCAATTATTTTCGCTCGTACAACGCGTGCAAACGCCTTCAATAGATTGCACCTTccagcgtgtgcgtgcgcacaaggctgtgcctGTGCACAGCTTGCAAAGCTTCGATGATTGTGTATGCGCACAGAGCGTGCTAGGGCTCCCAACAGTAGCCATATCCccgtgtgtgcatgcgcacaagtctgtgcgtgcgcacaggttcaaAAATCCACGGGGTGTGCGTGcgtacacaaaccagaaatcataaaattctacaacattgcagaattcagattttgacaccaaactttgaatgatcataactccctctaAAAAAATCCATTTCTAtaaaatttatatcaatttaaagctctcaaagccatttttaatttaaaacaagtTTCATTCATTTTTAAgctttgaggctcaagttatgatctgtcAAAGTTAGCCCAAaactcattttttataaaaaatttacaaGTTCTCAACCTTCCAAATTCCCAACCAATACCAAACCATAACCTCATCAAACTCCAAAACACATTAGATCTCACACTTTTCATACCTCAATTCACCACTTCACCTTATGAAATCATCAATCCCAACTATCAATTACCTAACACTATATTCATTTCTCAACCAACATTAATCAATTATCATTCACCATTACCAATAATCATCATAATCAATCTCAATCTCAATCTTCAATACCATTTTATCAACATCAACATTACAATTCATAAACACCACCCAAttcatcaaatcatcatacatcatcatacaacaattccaacaaccaattttattcaatcctatcctatgggtcactagcctaagtgtccagaaatattatatattatatagaagaaaccgaaaccataccttggccgatccccAATATGCACTAAAACCCAAATTGCATGCAATTCAAGCTTCCAACCACAACCAAGCCACCAATTCAACTCCAAATGCTCCCAAATGTCCAAAGCAATTccaacaagctccaatattcaaacTAACATCATACATTTCATATAAATCAAAATCTAACACTCCCAATTAATCAATTTACAAGGGTTCTTAAGAAACCTTACCTTATTTATTGAAGTTTGGGATAGAACCCAAAAATTCCTCACTAATGATtagcacctaaacaaccaaaacacaaatCTCACTCAAaaccaacacccaccaaattCGAAATTCTTAGGGCAGCAAAAAGGAAGGAAAAATTCGAAATCTTACCTACACAGATGGAATAGAATTAACGGGCTCGGCGAGAGCTTCGCATAGCAGCCGACGGTacgcgaatcggagcaccgtaacTCGAGTTATGGCCGCCGAAAGTTGTATGTGAATagtattttctctcttcttcttctcctctccatGCAGCTGCTATGTTTGTGTTATGAGGTGAGAAATGGCTGAAATGGCTATTAATGAGGGGTATTTATTTGTTGGGAtcgggcccaacttgggcccggtctaaccTGTTAGTGTTTTTGGcctgtttggcccaactttgggccaaacctttaaaattagtgtctggtttttaattttaaatatttttctaaaattttttactgtttttatttttcttgcacagtaccggacagacttaagccggtactgccggttaaTTTACCAGTACGCGTTTTTACGCAATTTTtcgaagaaaattacattttccaactcagaaaaatctattgagtccaaatatcatattgaAATTgtttaattaatattctaaaattttgaacctattttggGCAATTAATGTAATATTATTTTACGTTAATTAATCGGTTAACTAATTTGTGGTTCTTACAAAAAGCGTGCCGATTGATTCCTTTGAGCCATGTTTTTGAACCGTGACAATAGAAAGCGTGGccaaagaattttaaaaatgtcATCATAACATAACTCTACTTatatgctttaaaagcgtgcatGTTGCTCtctttggccacgcttttgaagcatgGCAAAAAGAGCGTGGCCAAATCTCTAGTCAATCGCCAttctcataaaagcgtggccattgactcCTTTCGGTCACGTTTTTGAAACGTGACAAGAAAAAACATGGTCAAATTtctaatcaattgccactctcATAAAAGCATGACCATTAACCCCTTTCGACCATGCTTTTAGAGCATGACAAAAGAAAAGTGCAGCAACAAAACTTTTTTTTTCGTGTAGTGCTCCTTTTAATAACTCCCCCTATAATGATATGTCTACCTTTTGATCCATCTCTAACTATTTGAAAACCATTGAACATATTGAGCATACCAACAATATCTAGGTCacaaaataacattaataaaaaacaaataactAAACATAGGAAAACATTTTAATTGTCGCTGGGGGTGTTGGAAACCGCTGGCCACCTGTCGCCACCACTTCTTTTGAAACTGAGGCCACATTTCAAGAGTGAGGTGGGAATGCAGTGTTCTAGTAGTAAATGCAATTGCATAGTAGTGACATCTTGTCCTCATTAGTCATTATTAGTTATGCTAAGTTTTCATAGACTTGGAAGAAACATGCATGGCGATAAATCAAAAGTCACTTTCTAGTGGTTCATTCATTCACATATAAGGAATGGAACATCTTTTCCAACAAGAGAACAAAGAAACCAAATTAGATGAAGGAATTAAGGTGATAGAATCATATgtgaattcaattttaatttattgtattttctccaAACATTGTTTGTCCCCTTGTGCCCTCCTTGTCTGATTTGCCTTGTTTTTCACAGGGTGGCACATGAATACATTTACTATATTGGTAGCAAAATTTTAGCAAACTGTCAATAGAGCTATAATCATGCCAACACATTAATTATCGTTATCAATAATAGAGCTATAAAAATaatggaaatgtttggtaaccaaagaaaattagccaaaaacagCGATAACTttccttatttagcatttattaattgttgcgacaattagtgaatgctaaataagacaagtttggCTGTATTTTTTGTCTCCCTAGTATTACCCTAAAAATAAAAAGCACAACTTCATGTAAAATTCTTGAGGTTGACCCTTTTTTACCAGGTCACTAAAATTTGGCAAAATTGTTAGTTTTGAGTAGACTCGTCTCTGATGATTGTGTTCTATTACAAGCATTCTCTAGCTATTTCATATCTGGTATCCATATAATAAGAATAGGAAAATGAGAAAAGGCCAACATTGTTAGCGgggaaaaaaagaaattaattaataacttaAATACAAGGCAtatttaaggaaaaaaaaattggttaCGTAACATTTTTCGCAAACATAGCTAATAGCTATAGCCCTGTTttctttaaacaaaaaaaaaaaaactatggcCCTGTTATTTTATTTGGTTTTCATTTCCATAATCTTTATACTTTTCATTGTTCATAAATTGGAACATAACAGTCTGTCTGGCTATCAAATTGAAAACagtaattttaataacatttataCGGATAAAAAAAAGGAGTTTTATTATGTAGACAATGATTTTTGTAAACAATGTAAACAATAGATTTTAGAATTAacctaataaagtaaaaaaatactcCATCTCCAAATTATCTCCTAAACCTTACCATTAGGATAATCATCTGTATACTTAGTAAATTGAACATCCAGTCATTGTTAACTGTGCAtgaataaatcaaataaaaagaaataaccatccaattaaaaataataaatataatcatGTGCATACTTATTGAATTGAATatccgatatatctattattcacattgtttagtattctcattgtctacctaaactttttctaaaaaaaaataagacAGCATATACAGTttgttttattattgtttttatcTTCACGGATCAAATCGTTCCTGAAGTTTGACATACAAAATTTAAAGCTACTGTCTACAACAACAACACCACTATTTTCTCAGCAGAGAAATACAGATAGTATTCAACATAAACAAACTATAAGAATAAGAAAGAATCTAAAATAAACAACCATACATATCTAAGACCTCTACACTTCCTCCTTCTACAACTCTCTTCAATCAGTTTCGTGAAACAAGCCACAAGAAGGAATTAAAATTCCCCAATACCAACATTTATGTATATTCACACACGCCCACACACTCATGTGAGCGCGCATACAAAAAATTTACGGAATACTATATGACCAAGTTATTTTGGTAACTGCATCCAACTATGTTGGTACAATAGTTTATTGGCATTCcaataaaaagttgaagaaaaaagaggagacgcataagaagaacaacaaaaaaaattacataaactTTGTTATAAAAATAACTTGTTCACACAACAATTTTCAAAAGATTAATATAGgaacataaaaataaaagtatttatCTACCTATCTACCTACTGATCTTTTGCAATGGAGGACCGCTTCATAAATTGAATTCTCATGATGATGCAAATCAACAATAGGAGATGTTTGCACTGAACTACTTCTCAAGCTTTTGAATTTCCAATCTGTTTTATCAATATCGTCAACAACTCTTGTACTTATTATCCTTGAGCACCCAACTTTCTGGCCTAACTGGTTGTTCACATACCTAAAAAGATACACCAAGGTTCTCCATGTTGATCTTCTCCACTTTGCAAGGATTCCACGATGAATTCCCAATTTTTTCGGAGTCACAGCTCGCGAAAAAAGCAAAGAACAAGAAGGGCCAAGCTTATTAGTTTGAGTTGAATCCGGGCCGCCACCGTTGCGAGAAGAATCAAGAACTTCGGAAATGTCATCGGAGTGTGTCTCTGCCGGTGTGCCAACAGGCCTTAGAATGCCTTGGGAGAAAAGCTCATCCGCATGAACAAGAACAACAGGTGAGTGAGTAATTGAAGGATCAAAATTGAAGTTCTTGCGTTCAGCTAGTAAATGATCTGAGTCAATGATGCTGTAATTGATGAATTCTTTTGTGAGAGACTCCTCAAAGCCATCAAGTGGGGATTTGTTGTTGCAGTTTGACGATAACCAACTGTATGAAAAACTGTCACTAGCTATTGCCAATGTTTCCATCTTGCAAGAGTAATGATGATAATAACTTATATACTGTCAAGGAGAAAAGCAAAATAATTTAGGTTTAGCATCT carries:
- the LOC107641879 gene encoding uncharacterized protein LOC107641879 isoform X2, whose amino-acid sequence is METLAIASDSFSYSWLSSNCNNKSPLDGFEESLTKEFINYSIIDSDHLLAERKNFNFDPSITHSPVVLVHADELFSQGILRPVGTPAETHSDDISEVLDSSRNGGGPDSTQTNKLGPSCSLLFSRAVTPKKLGIHRGILAKWRRSTWRTLVYLFRYVNNQLGQKVGCSRIISTRVVDDIDKTDWKFKSLRSSSVQTSPIVDLHHHENSIYEAVLHCKRSETD
- the LOC107641879 gene encoding uncharacterized protein LOC107641879 isoform X1 codes for the protein METLAIASDSFSYSWLSSNCNNKSPLDGFEESLTKEFINYSIIDSDHLLAERKNFNFDPSITHSPVVLVHADELFSQGILRPVGTPAETHSDDISEVLDSSRNGGGPDSTQTNKLGPSCSLLFSRAVTPKKLGIHRGILAKWRRSTWRTLVYLFRYVNNQLGQKVGCSRIISTRVVDDIDKTDWKFKSLRSSSVQTSPIVDLHHHENSIYEAVLHCKRSVGN